Proteins from one Homalodisca vitripennis isolate AUS2020 chromosome 3, UT_GWSS_2.1, whole genome shotgun sequence genomic window:
- the LOC124356511 gene encoding uncharacterized protein LOC124356511, with the protein MNTAAHSSTGFCPAFLNFGRELRLPLSFCRDTLEEEGPNEKNTPQGRSEHFKVIQEMVRQNLHRAFKKQAYYYNLRRRHPMMQIGQQVLYRRHDLSDSSKAFAAKPAPRIVGPYTVIGKEGENIFQLKSDSGRHVRAHVKDLKPYLS; encoded by the coding sequence ATACGGCAGCCCATAGTTCCACTGGCTTCTGCCCAGCCTTCTTGAATTTTGGACGGGAACTACGACTACCCCTTTCCTTCTGTCGCGATACGTTGGAAGAAGAGGGTCCTAATGAAAAGAATACCCCTCAAGGAAGATCCGAACATTTTAAGGTAATTCAGGAAATGGTACGCCAGAACTTACATAGGGCCTTCAAGAAACAAGCCTATTATTATAATCTGAGGCGACGACATCCCATGATGCAGATAGGACAACAGGTATTATACAGACGACATGACCTGTCCGATTCATCTAAAGCATTTGCAGCCAAACCAGCCCCCAGGATTGTGGGACCTTATACTGTCATCGGGAAGGAAGGGGAAAATATATTCCAACTTAAGTCGGATAGTGGACGACACGTAAGAGCTCATGTCAAAGACCTCAAACCCTACCTCTCATAG